In a single window of the Halobaculum lipolyticum genome:
- the mce gene encoding methylmalonyl-CoA epimerase yields MHLDHAGIATDDAAGLAALYADLLDCEVVHEEEFDGMGVVFLAVGDSSLELLEPLDDEGTIARYLDRNGPGIHHLAFATDDVEAALERARDHGVELIDEEPRPGAWGHEVAFLHPRDTGGVLVEFVEH; encoded by the coding sequence GTGCACCTCGATCACGCCGGGATCGCGACCGACGACGCCGCCGGACTCGCCGCGCTGTACGCCGACCTGCTCGACTGCGAGGTCGTCCACGAGGAGGAGTTCGACGGGATGGGCGTCGTGTTCCTCGCCGTCGGCGACTCGTCCCTGGAACTGCTCGAACCGCTCGACGACGAGGGCACGATCGCCCGCTACCTCGACCGCAACGGCCCCGGGATCCACCACCTCGCGTTCGCGACCGACGACGTCGAGGCGGCGCTGGAGCGCGCCCGCGACCACGGTGTGGAGTTGATCGACGAAGAGCCGCGCCCAGGTGCGTGGGGTCACGAGGTCGCCTTCCTGCACCCCCGCGACACCGGCGGGGTCCTCGTGGAGTTCGTCGAACACTGA
- a CDS encoding O-methyltransferase has product MVLSEEVSRFVRAAGPDHTDVQTRMADFARDHDFPNIGPESGAVLRLLARLTDADTVFEFGSGFGYSASWFLRGGADRVVLTEFDADELDQGRRFMADAGLADRCVFEQGDAMETVERYDGPFDVVLIDHQKERYADAFRAVREKLAPGGVVAADNVMRGPIDFDALLASLDGDAGALDAGTDQTRGIAAYLDAVRDDDLFETAVLPVGSGLAVSTNTA; this is encoded by the coding sequence ATGGTCCTCTCCGAGGAGGTCTCGCGGTTCGTCCGCGCCGCGGGCCCCGACCACACCGACGTCCAGACACGTATGGCCGACTTCGCCCGCGACCACGACTTCCCGAACATCGGTCCCGAGTCCGGCGCCGTCCTCCGCCTGCTCGCGCGACTCACCGACGCGGACACGGTGTTCGAGTTCGGCTCCGGGTTCGGCTACTCCGCCTCGTGGTTCCTCCGCGGCGGCGCCGACCGGGTCGTGCTCACCGAGTTCGACGCCGACGAACTCGACCAGGGACGGCGGTTCATGGCCGACGCGGGCCTGGCGGACCGCTGCGTCTTCGAGCAGGGGGACGCGATGGAGACGGTCGAGCGGTACGACGGGCCGTTCGACGTGGTGTTGATCGACCACCAGAAGGAGCGCTACGCCGACGCCTTCCGCGCCGTCCGGGAGAAACTCGCCCCCGGCGGCGTCGTCGCCGCGGACAACGTGATGCGCGGTCCCATCGACTTCGACGCGCTGTTGGCGTCGCTCGACGGCGACGCCGGTGCGCTCGACGCCGGCACCGACCAGACACGGGGGATCGCCGCCTACCTCGACGCCGTCCGCGACGACGACCTGTTCGAGACAGCCGTGCTACCGGTCGGATCGGGACTGGCCGTGAGCACCAACACCGCGTAG
- a CDS encoding methyl-accepting chemotaxis protein: MVEVTALFDFVGFVGFLGAAGYAVWNYFDSEVEEGFWANYFVASLLGAGWTAVVLAEHAGVQWEVLDTLSVSLLTATVAAFAIGTSGTLSVVEDSKAARLDAEREAAAARESRAEAEEASEESERARLEMRELTEALTARAEAYGASMRRAADGDLTVRLDGEDEDDALALVAAAFNEMMTDIEGIVADAESTATRVADAADEVADGADQIRTVTEEVSTDVETVSATTLQQGNRLREAAGEMNQLSATVEEVASSADDVASVSRTAAERGEAGSEHAEAALAEMDAVEERASRAVEQVERLESEVGEVGAIVETISGIAEETNLLALNASIEAARAGEEGEGFAVVASEVKQLAEEASVAAGDIEGLVDDIRAATDDAADNMRATGEQVRDGRETVDDALGALEDVSERIESADAGVQEINRATDSQAASTEEVVTMVEDAAVAGEETADTVDGVAAAAEEAAASTAQISDRVEGLSDLAERLTGRLERFETTGGTAATAARGGDRPSAVADGGESPPADD; this comes from the coding sequence ATGGTCGAAGTCACCGCGCTGTTCGACTTCGTCGGCTTCGTCGGCTTCCTCGGCGCGGCCGGCTACGCCGTGTGGAACTACTTCGACTCCGAGGTCGAGGAGGGGTTCTGGGCCAACTACTTCGTCGCCTCGCTGCTGGGCGCCGGCTGGACCGCCGTCGTGCTCGCCGAGCACGCCGGGGTTCAGTGGGAGGTGCTGGACACGCTGAGCGTCTCGCTGCTCACCGCCACCGTCGCGGCGTTCGCGATCGGCACGTCCGGCACGCTGTCGGTCGTCGAGGACTCGAAGGCCGCCCGCCTCGACGCCGAACGCGAGGCCGCCGCCGCCCGCGAGTCCCGGGCGGAAGCCGAGGAGGCGAGCGAGGAGTCCGAGCGCGCCCGGCTGGAGATGCGGGAGCTGACCGAGGCCCTGACGGCCCGCGCGGAGGCGTACGGCGCGTCGATGCGGCGGGCCGCCGACGGCGACCTCACCGTGCGGCTCGACGGCGAGGACGAGGACGACGCGCTCGCGCTCGTGGCCGCCGCGTTCAACGAGATGATGACCGACATCGAGGGGATCGTCGCGGACGCCGAGTCGACCGCGACCCGCGTCGCCGACGCGGCCGACGAGGTCGCCGACGGCGCCGACCAGATCCGGACGGTCACCGAGGAGGTGAGCACCGACGTGGAGACCGTCTCCGCGACGACGCTCCAGCAGGGCAACCGCCTGCGCGAGGCCGCCGGCGAGATGAACCAGCTGTCGGCGACCGTCGAGGAGGTCGCCTCCTCGGCCGACGACGTAGCCTCCGTCTCGCGGACGGCCGCCGAGCGAGGCGAGGCGGGCAGCGAGCACGCGGAGGCGGCGCTGGCGGAGATGGACGCCGTCGAGGAGCGCGCCTCCCGGGCGGTCGAACAGGTCGAGCGGCTCGAGAGCGAGGTGGGCGAGGTCGGCGCCATCGTCGAGACGATCTCGGGGATCGCCGAGGAGACGAACCTGCTCGCGCTGAACGCGAGCATCGAGGCCGCCCGCGCGGGCGAGGAGGGCGAGGGGTTCGCCGTCGTCGCCAGCGAGGTGAAACAGCTCGCCGAGGAGGCGTCCGTCGCGGCCGGCGACATCGAGGGGTTGGTCGACGACATCCGCGCGGCGACCGACGACGCCGCCGACAACATGCGCGCCACCGGCGAGCAGGTCCGCGACGGCCGCGAGACCGTCGACGACGCGCTCGGCGCCTTAGAGGACGTGAGCGAGCGGATCGAGTCGGCCGACGCCGGCGTCCAGGAGATCAACCGCGCGACCGACTCGCAGGCGGCCTCGACCGAGGAGGTCGTCACGATGGTCGAGGACGCCGCCGTCGCGGGCGAGGAGACGGCCGACACGGTCGACGGCGTCGCCGCCGCCGCCGAGGAGGCGGCCGCCTCGACCGCACAGATCTCCGACCGCGTGGAGGGGCTGTCCGACCTCGCCGAGCGGCTCACCGGCCGGCTCGAACGCTTCGAGACGACCGGCGGGACCGCCGCCACGGCCGCCCGCGGCGGCGACCGACCGAGCGCCGTCGCCGACGGCGGCGAGTCGCCGCCGGCGGACGACTGA
- a CDS encoding CopG family transcriptional regulator encodes MAKDTVRYPDKVVDEIDSLVEDGVFESKSEFYRFSAEYVLALVSDDWEPETFNYGEIREELDLQEEPVLLGADGGRDFLNAVITVRQLGLRNDFEEAEQFIDDNYETTDRSGMILEELLRVYRDRAEGGSTSGA; translated from the coding sequence ATGGCCAAAGACACCGTTCGGTATCCCGACAAGGTCGTCGACGAGATCGATTCGCTCGTCGAGGACGGCGTCTTCGAGAGCAAATCCGAGTTCTACCGGTTCTCGGCGGAGTACGTGCTCGCGCTCGTCAGCGACGACTGGGAGCCGGAGACGTTCAACTACGGCGAGATCCGCGAGGAACTCGACTTGCAGGAGGAGCCGGTGCTGCTGGGCGCCGACGGCGGCCGCGACTTCCTCAACGCCGTCATCACCGTGCGCCAACTCGGCCTGCGCAACGACTTCGAGGAGGCCGAGCAGTTCATCGACGACAACTACGAGACGACGGACCGCTCGGGGATGATCCTCGAGGAACTGCTGCGCGTCTACCGCGACCGCGCAGAGGGCGGTTCGACGTCGGGCGCCTGA
- a CDS encoding MFS transporter, producing MYRPSFDGVRGFDRAVYVVAAGQLINVFGAGLVYPFATVHFHLQVGIALSVVGLGLGARSVTSAAGTAVGGFLADAVGRKPVMVASMALTAVALAAFAFVPDLAGGVPDALPAATGVSALGAAFVGVCVASGFVSGLYTPASHAMTADLTDDAERDRGYALLKVANNVGFGAGFVVGGLVYSVASVAVFLADGATSAVVALVILLFVPRLDGAGDVDDVDGEDTAEGAADDGAAARPAAAATGTLAAWWRAATRPRVLALAGINVGFAVMYAQMQTTVPVVAKEGLGLTAAQLGTLYVVNPLAVVVLQLPLVDAVGGWRRTRGLVVSAALWAGSMLAAWGADLVSVSPGAGLTTPVVLLGVAFVGVHLLVRTVGEILHAPLASALMSDLGTAVERGTQLSVLEVAKRLGIGLGSFAGGLFFDYGLSGLLWPALVAVCALVVLALLGLERSVTPRENGAVSTPRR from the coding sequence GTGTACCGTCCGTCGTTCGACGGCGTCCGCGGGTTCGACCGCGCCGTCTACGTCGTCGCGGCGGGCCAGCTGATCAACGTCTTCGGCGCGGGGCTGGTGTACCCGTTCGCTACCGTCCACTTCCACCTGCAGGTCGGGATCGCGCTGTCGGTCGTCGGGCTGGGGCTGGGCGCGCGCAGCGTCACCTCCGCGGCCGGCACCGCCGTCGGCGGCTTCCTCGCGGACGCCGTCGGACGCAAGCCGGTGATGGTCGCGTCGATGGCGCTCACCGCCGTCGCGCTCGCGGCGTTCGCGTTCGTCCCCGACCTGGCGGGCGGCGTGCCGGACGCCCTCCCCGCGGCGACCGGGGTGTCCGCGCTCGGCGCCGCCTTCGTCGGCGTCTGCGTCGCCTCCGGGTTCGTCTCGGGGCTGTACACGCCCGCGAGCCACGCGATGACCGCCGACCTCACCGACGACGCCGAGCGCGACCGGGGGTACGCGCTCCTCAAGGTCGCCAACAACGTCGGCTTCGGCGCGGGGTTCGTCGTCGGCGGGCTGGTGTACTCGGTCGCCTCCGTCGCCGTGTTCCTCGCCGACGGCGCCACCTCCGCGGTCGTCGCGCTGGTGATCCTCCTGTTCGTCCCCCGCCTCGACGGCGCGGGCGACGTGGACGACGTGGACGGCGAGGACACGGCCGAGGGTGCCGCGGACGACGGAGCGGCGGCGCGGCCGGCCGCCGCCGCGACGGGGACGCTCGCGGCGTGGTGGCGGGCGGCGACGCGACCGAGGGTGCTCGCGCTCGCGGGGATCAACGTCGGCTTCGCCGTGATGTACGCGCAGATGCAGACGACGGTCCCGGTGGTCGCGAAGGAGGGGTTGGGGCTGACCGCGGCGCAGTTGGGGACGCTGTACGTCGTCAATCCACTCGCCGTCGTGGTGCTCCAGCTCCCACTCGTCGACGCCGTCGGCGGCTGGCGGCGCACCCGCGGACTGGTCGTCTCGGCGGCGCTGTGGGCCGGCTCGATGCTCGCGGCGTGGGGCGCCGACCTCGTCTCCGTGTCGCCGGGGGCGGGGCTGACGACCCCGGTCGTCCTCCTCGGGGTCGCGTTCGTCGGCGTACACCTGTTGGTGCGGACGGTCGGCGAGATCCTCCACGCCCCGCTCGCGTCGGCGCTGATGTCGGACCTCGGGACGGCGGTCGAACGGGGGACCCAGCTGTCGGTGCTGGAGGTCGCGAAACGCCTCGGCATCGGGCTGGGGTCGTTCGCCGGCGGCCTGTTCTTCGACTACGGCCTGTCGGGGCTGTTGTGGCCCGCGCTCGTCGCCGTGTGTGCGCTCGTCGTGCTCGCGCTGCTCGGGCTAGAGCGGTCGGTCACCCCGCGAGAGAACGGTGCGGTCTCGACCCCGCGCCGGTGA
- the menE gene encoding o-succinylbenzoate--CoA ligase, with protein MRDWLSHRVAATPDAEALVLAASGESLTYADLDARATALASRLSGLGIAPGDHLAVVLDNRTEYVALIHAAMRLGVRLVPCSDRLTAAELRPKLATADATALVCGGETEAVAVEAALGDGTDGGATGWDTSDGFEPARVTDAEAGDADPVPVVSLDEPSDGRVVDVDAAPDGDVPTVRWGREDGLLMLFTSGSTGEPKLVQLTMGNVLASATASAFRLGVLPDDRYLATLSLHHTGGVLPIYRAVLYGTSVVLRAAFDAGGAVDDIRAYEVTGVSLVPTMLSRMLDARGTLPGCLRTVLLGGAPAPDELIERCRNYSVPVHPTWGMTEAASQLTTARSKEAFDRVGTVGRPLVWTDVAVRDDDGAALPAGETGELVVSGPTISPGYYGNPAATDAAYTDDGWFRTGDVGYRDEDGFVFVLNRLDDRIVSGGENVDPGEVTAALRAHPAVDDAAVVGVPDDEWGERVAALVVGDPDLTAGEVEAFCRERLAGFKIPRTIAFAEELPRTDSGSVRRPDVHDRLAAAAAAAAADDDADGDGNAAADTADDDGGAATTPADADGPTVDSAGERAADPADHADPADAAPGATDGAGAVEDAPDDGAPDDDEE; from the coding sequence ATGCGCGACTGGCTCTCCCATCGCGTCGCCGCCACGCCCGACGCCGAGGCGCTCGTCCTCGCGGCCTCGGGGGAGTCGCTGACGTACGCCGACCTCGACGCCCGCGCGACGGCGCTGGCCTCGCGGCTCTCGGGGCTGGGCATCGCCCCCGGCGACCACCTCGCCGTCGTCCTCGACAACCGCACGGAGTACGTGGCGCTGATCCACGCGGCGATGCGGCTCGGCGTCCGCCTCGTCCCCTGCTCCGACCGGCTCACCGCCGCCGAACTGCGCCCGAAGCTCGCGACCGCCGACGCGACCGCGCTGGTGTGCGGCGGGGAGACGGAGGCGGTCGCCGTCGAGGCCGCCCTCGGCGACGGGACGGACGGGGGCGCGACCGGCTGGGACACGAGCGACGGGTTCGAGCCGGCGCGGGTGACCGACGCCGAGGCGGGCGACGCCGACCCCGTCCCGGTGGTCTCGCTGGACGAACCGAGCGACGGCCGCGTCGTCGACGTCGACGCGGCGCCCGACGGCGACGTGCCGACCGTCCGGTGGGGGCGCGAGGACGGGCTGCTCATGCTGTTCACCTCCGGGTCGACGGGCGAGCCGAAACTCGTCCAGTTGACGATGGGGAACGTGCTCGCGTCGGCGACGGCGTCGGCGTTCCGCCTCGGCGTGCTCCCCGACGACCGCTACCTCGCGACGCTGTCGCTGCACCACACCGGCGGCGTGTTACCGATCTACCGGGCGGTGCTGTACGGCACGAGCGTCGTCCTCCGAGCGGCGTTCGACGCCGGCGGCGCCGTCGACGACATCCGCGCCTACGAGGTGACGGGCGTGTCGCTCGTCCCGACGATGCTGTCGCGGATGCTGGACGCCCGCGGCACCCTCCCGGGCTGTCTGCGCACGGTGTTGTTGGGGGGCGCGCCGGCGCCGGACGAGTTGATAGAGCGCTGTCGCAACTACTCCGTGCCGGTCCACCCGACGTGGGGGATGACCGAGGCGGCCTCACAGCTCACGACCGCCCGGTCGAAGGAGGCGTTCGACCGCGTCGGCACCGTCGGCCGCCCGCTCGTGTGGACGGACGTCGCCGTCCGCGACGACGACGGCGCGGCCCTCCCCGCGGGCGAGACCGGCGAACTCGTCGTCTCCGGACCGACGATCTCTCCCGGCTACTACGGGAACCCGGCTGCGACCGACGCCGCCTACACCGACGACGGCTGGTTCCGCACCGGCGACGTGGGCTACCGCGACGAGGACGGCTTCGTGTTCGTGCTCAACCGCCTCGACGACCGGATCGTCTCCGGCGGCGAGAACGTCGACCCCGGCGAGGTGACCGCGGCGCTGCGCGCACACCCCGCCGTCGACGACGCCGCCGTCGTCGGCGTCCCGGACGACGAGTGGGGCGAGCGGGTCGCCGCGCTCGTCGTGGGCGACCCGGACCTCACCGCCGGCGAGGTCGAGGCGTTCTGCCGCGAACGGCTCGCCGGCTTCAAGATCCCGCGAACCATCGCGTTCGCCGAGGAGCTTCCCCGAACCGACTCCGGCTCGGTCCGCCGTCCCGACGTGCACGACCGGCTGGCGGCCGCCGCCGCCGCCGCCGCCGCCGACGACGACGCGGACGGGGACGGGAACGCCGCCGCCGACACTGCCGACGACGACGGCGGCGCGGCGACCACACCCGCCGACGCCGACGGACCGACCGTCGATTCCGCCGGCGAGAGGGCTGCCGACCCCGCCGACCACGCCGACCCCGCGGACGCGGCCCCCGGCGCGACGGACGGCGCCGGAGCCGTCGAGGACGCACCCGACGACGGAGCACCCGACGACGACGAGGAGTAG
- a CDS encoding 2-keto-4-pentenoate hydratase, with product MTAARAADLAALLATAHDTGTPVDPDALPAVDSVADGYRVQARLVDRLRAARGEPVGYKVGFTNERVRAELAVEEPSYGRLLADTVRSSPATVEAADFVGVRVEPEIAFRLADDLRADATRRAAREAVGAVVPAVELVDSRTDWTFDAPLAVADNSLDAGLVAGAGRDPTGIALADEAVTLRVDGSPVDSGVGGDVLGHPLAALTWLADAVGGLSAGALVTTGSLTEPLAVAAGETVRASFASLGDVELRVE from the coding sequence ATGACGGCGGCGCGGGCGGCGGACCTGGCGGCGCTGCTCGCGACCGCACACGACACCGGGACGCCCGTCGACCCCGACGCGCTGCCGGCGGTCGACTCGGTCGCGGACGGCTACCGGGTGCAAGCGCGGCTCGTCGACCGCCTCCGGGCCGCCCGCGGCGAGCCGGTCGGCTACAAGGTGGGGTTCACGAACGAGCGCGTCCGGGCGGAGTTGGCCGTCGAGGAGCCGAGCTACGGCCGGCTGCTCGCCGACACCGTGCGGTCGTCGCCCGCGACCGTCGAGGCGGCCGACTTCGTCGGCGTCCGCGTCGAGCCGGAGATCGCCTTCCGGCTGGCCGACGACCTCCGGGCCGACGCGACGCGCAGGGCCGCCCGCGAGGCGGTCGGCGCCGTCGTGCCGGCGGTCGAACTCGTCGACAGCCGCACCGACTGGACGTTCGACGCGCCCCTCGCGGTGGCGGACAACTCGCTGGACGCCGGTCTCGTCGCCGGCGCCGGGCGGGACCCGACGGGGATCGCGCTCGCCGACGAGGCGGTCACCCTCCGCGTCGACGGCTCCCCCGTCGATTCGGGCGTCGGGGGCGACGTGCTCGGCCACCCCCTCGCCGCGCTCACGTGGCTGGCTGACGCCGTCGGCGGCCTGTCGGCGGGGGCGCTCGTCACGACCGGGTCGCTGACGGAGCCGCTCGCGGTCGCGGCCGGCGAGACGGTGCGGGCGTCGTTCGCGTCGCTCGGCGACGTGGAACTCCGCGTCGAGTAG
- a CDS encoding acyl-CoA mutase large subunit family protein, with protein sequence MFDPDDLEAIREGKREWEEETLAPTLDRFGERKEAFDTDTGGQDVQRLYTPDDVADVDYEDDVGFPGEEPYTRGVYPTMHRGRLWTMRQYAGMGTAAETNERFQYLIDQGSSGLSMAFDLPTQMGYDSDAAMAAGEVGKSGVAIDSLEDFERVFDGIPLDEVSTSMTINAPAAVLLAMYVAVGDRQGVDRSELRGTIQNDIMKEYIARNLYIYPPEPSMRLITDIFEFCAEETPKFNTISISGYHIREAGSTAAQEIAFTLGDGIEYVQAAVDAGLDVDEFAPQLSFFFNAHNNILEEVAKFRAARRMWAQIMEERFGAENPKSKQLKFHTQTAGSTLTAQQIENNVVRVGYQALAAVLGGTQSLHTNGKDEALSLPTEQSVRTALRTQQILAHESGAADTIDPLAGSYYVESLTDGIEEDAFEILDEVDTRGGMLDAVKSQWVQRQIQDTAFERQREIEEGERVIVGVNEFRIEDEEPQMDLEDVSEDEEQAQIDRVQALRDDRDQETADAALASLRDACRGDQNVMPHIVDAVKAYATVGEICDVMREEFGEYKPGQ encoded by the coding sequence ATGTTCGACCCCGACGACCTCGAAGCGATCCGCGAGGGCAAGCGGGAGTGGGAGGAGGAGACCCTCGCCCCGACGCTGGACCGCTTCGGGGAGCGGAAGGAGGCGTTCGACACCGACACCGGCGGGCAGGACGTCCAGCGGCTGTACACGCCCGACGACGTGGCCGACGTCGACTACGAGGACGACGTCGGCTTCCCCGGCGAAGAGCCGTACACGCGTGGCGTCTACCCGACGATGCACCGCGGTCGGCTGTGGACGATGCGCCAGTACGCCGGGATGGGCACCGCCGCCGAGACGAACGAGCGCTTCCAGTACCTGATCGACCAGGGGTCGTCGGGGCTGTCGATGGCGTTCGACCTGCCGACGCAGATGGGGTACGACTCCGACGCCGCGATGGCCGCCGGCGAGGTCGGCAAGTCCGGCGTCGCCATCGACTCGCTGGAGGACTTCGAGCGCGTGTTCGACGGCATCCCGCTCGACGAGGTGTCCACCTCGATGACGATCAACGCGCCCGCCGCCGTCCTGCTTGCGATGTACGTCGCCGTCGGCGACCGGCAAGGCGTCGACCGGTCCGAGCTCCGGGGCACCATCCAGAACGACATCATGAAGGAGTACATCGCGCGGAACCTCTACATCTACCCGCCGGAGCCGTCGATGCGGCTGATCACGGACATCTTCGAGTTCTGTGCCGAGGAGACGCCGAAGTTCAACACCATCTCCATCTCCGGCTACCACATCCGCGAGGCCGGCTCCACCGCGGCCCAGGAGATCGCGTTCACCCTCGGGGACGGCATCGAGTACGTGCAGGCCGCCGTCGACGCCGGACTCGACGTCGACGAGTTCGCCCCACAGCTCTCCTTCTTCTTCAACGCCCACAACAACATCTTAGAGGAGGTCGCGAAGTTCCGCGCGGCCCGCCGGATGTGGGCCCAGATCATGGAGGAGCGCTTCGGCGCGGAGAACCCCAAGTCGAAGCAACTCAAGTTCCACACCCAGACCGCGGGGTCGACGCTCACCGCCCAGCAGATCGAGAACAACGTGGTCCGCGTCGGCTACCAGGCGCTCGCGGCCGTCCTCGGCGGCACACAGAGTCTCCACACGAACGGGAAAGACGAGGCGCTGTCGCTGCCGACGGAGCAGTCCGTGCGCACCGCCCTCCGGACCCAGCAGATCCTCGCCCACGAGTCGGGCGCGGCCGACACCATCGACCCGCTGGCGGGGAGCTACTACGTCGAGAGCCTCACGGACGGCATCGAGGAGGACGCCTTCGAGATCCTCGACGAGGTCGACACGCGCGGCGGGATGCTCGACGCCGTCAAGAGCCAGTGGGTCCAACGGCAGATCCAGGACACCGCCTTCGAGCGCCAGCGCGAGATCGAGGAGGGCGAGCGCGTTATCGTCGGCGTCAACGAGTTCCGGATCGAGGACGAGGAGCCGCAGATGGACCTGGAGGACGTCTCCGAGGACGAGGAGCAGGCGCAGATCGACCGCGTACAGGCGCTGCGTGACGACCGCGACCAGGAGACGGCCGACGCCGCGCTCGCGTCGCTGCGGGACGCGTGTCGGGGCGACCAGAACGTGATGCCCCACATCGTCGACGCCGTGAAGGCGTACGCGACGGTCGGCGAGATCTGCGACGTGATGCGCGAGGAGTTCGGCGAGTACAAGCCCGGGCAGTAA
- a CDS encoding acyl-CoA dehydrogenase family protein, whose amino-acid sequence MGLLDESLVPEHARDVKREAREFAEEHIAPVAQEHFEADDYPWEVLEAGQEAGLVGQDIPEEYGGRGLDIYEMLAMAEEFYRADAGIGLTLMLASFGNELVYDYGTDEQCEEYVRPVAEGDQLSGLAVSEPQTGSDLAGMTTKAEKVEGGYEITGEKYWVGNAVEADWLTVYAKTGDSDDRYGNYSCFIVETDRDGYEAEHIPEKMGMRASKQGHIVMEDCFVPEENLIGAEGGGFYMLADFFNHGRVVVGGHGIGLAAAAIEEAWEFVHDREAFDRHISEFQSVQHDLANMRTEFEAARSLNWRAAEKLANHEDAGLWAAMAKLKSTETAVDCAERGMQLHGGRSILTERRIARVYRDVRIPVIYEGASEVQRNLVYRQST is encoded by the coding sequence CTGGGTCTGCTCGACGAGTCGCTGGTTCCCGAGCACGCGCGCGACGTGAAGCGCGAGGCGCGCGAGTTCGCGGAGGAACACATCGCCCCGGTTGCACAGGAGCACTTCGAGGCCGACGACTACCCGTGGGAGGTGCTCGAAGCGGGGCAGGAGGCCGGGCTGGTCGGGCAGGACATCCCCGAGGAGTACGGCGGCCGCGGGCTGGACATCTACGAGATGCTCGCGATGGCCGAGGAGTTCTACCGCGCCGACGCCGGCATCGGTCTGACGCTGATGCTCGCCTCCTTCGGCAACGAACTCGTCTACGACTACGGCACCGACGAGCAGTGCGAGGAGTACGTCCGCCCCGTCGCCGAGGGCGACCAGCTCTCGGGACTCGCGGTCTCGGAGCCGCAGACCGGCTCCGACCTCGCGGGCATGACGACGAAAGCCGAGAAGGTCGAGGGCGGCTACGAGATCACCGGCGAGAAGTACTGGGTCGGCAACGCGGTGGAGGCCGACTGGCTCACGGTGTACGCCAAGACGGGCGACTCCGACGACCGCTACGGCAACTACTCGTGTTTCATCGTCGAGACCGACCGCGACGGCTACGAGGCCGAGCACATCCCCGAGAAGATGGGGATGCGCGCCTCGAAGCAGGGCCACATCGTCATGGAGGACTGCTTCGTCCCCGAGGAGAACCTGATCGGCGCCGAGGGCGGCGGCTTCTACATGCTCGCGGACTTCTTCAACCACGGGCGCGTCGTCGTCGGCGGGCACGGCATCGGGCTGGCTGCGGCGGCCATCGAGGAGGCGTGGGAGTTCGTCCACGACCGTGAGGCGTTCGACCGCCACATCTCGGAGTTCCAGTCGGTCCAACACGACCTCGCGAACATGCGAACCGAGTTCGAGGCGGCGCGGTCGCTCAACTGGCGCGCCGCCGAGAAGCTGGCGAACCACGAGGACGCGGGGCTGTGGGCCGCGATGGCGAAGCTCAAGTCGACTGAGACGGCCGTCGACTGCGCCGAGCGCGGGATGCAGCTCCACGGCGGGCGCTCCATCCTCACCGAGCGTCGCATCGCCCGCGTCTACCGCGACGTGCGCATCCCCGTCATCTACGAGGGCGCCAGCGAGGTCCAGCGCAACCTCGTCTACCGGCAGTCGACGTAA
- a CDS encoding UPF0058 family protein, translated as MRKHELVHLHALARTVADDLVATGDLDPAVLAGYETLGVTPMSLQAARGDHERALLVLTAAVADALAEPDRQSPRGDTDRGDTDRDTDRADGRVADPADGPTR; from the coding sequence ATGCGGAAGCACGAACTCGTCCACCTCCACGCGCTGGCGCGGACAGTCGCGGACGACCTGGTCGCGACCGGGGACCTCGACCCGGCGGTGCTCGCCGGCTACGAGACGCTCGGCGTCACCCCGATGTCGCTGCAGGCGGCCCGCGGCGACCACGAGCGCGCCCTGCTCGTCCTCACGGCGGCCGTCGCCGACGCGCTCGCCGAGCCGGATCGCCAGTCGCCGCGTGGCGACACCGACCGCGGCGACACCGACCGCGACACCGACCGAGCCGACGGCCGCGTCGCCGACCCGGCCGACGGCCCGACGCGCTGA
- a CDS encoding CopD family protein has protein sequence MQVAPLQLDPVLTGAYVFHTLFAGLWVGAVVLTAWKVIPLAKAGDMNPEVLGGITSGVSWITRIAALVFLATGGHMAATVYGAEGLFTPPRGHVVLTMLGLWVVMTGLVEVGGSRIRSALDEGKVRTAARDGGTFLKAAAGVGLVLLVLGGYLAA, from the coding sequence ATGCAAGTGGCTCCGCTACAACTCGACCCCGTGCTGACCGGGGCGTACGTGTTCCACACCCTGTTCGCCGGACTCTGGGTCGGCGCGGTCGTGCTCACCGCGTGGAAAGTGATCCCGCTCGCGAAGGCGGGCGACATGAACCCCGAGGTGCTCGGCGGCATCACGTCCGGCGTCTCGTGGATCACCCGGATCGCCGCCCTCGTGTTCCTCGCCACCGGCGGCCACATGGCCGCGACCGTCTACGGCGCCGAGGGGCTGTTCACGCCGCCGCGCGGCCACGTCGTGCTCACGATGCTCGGTCTGTGGGTCGTGATGACCGGTCTCGTCGAGGTCGGCGGGAGCCGGATCCGATCGGCGCTCGACGAGGGGAAGGTGCGCACCGCCGCCCGCGACGGCGGCACGTTCCTGAAGGCGGCCGCCGGCGTCGGCCTCGTGCTGCTCGTGCTCGGCGGCTACCTCGCGGCGTAA